A single region of the Hyphomicrobiales bacterium genome encodes:
- a CDS encoding Multiple sugar transport system substrate-binding protein — protein sequence MRWIFGVAAGIGFAVTVAQADAATLRVFANSAHQAALQGNPKVPGSNLQEKFEKDTGITIDWETVPWPQMQQNLLRALSSGSSQFDVVMIESSWPARDVLDKLVTFEAPAGSAEAKEFDAIFPRMRAAYTLDGQLKGIPIRSNPQIVHYNKAIFEARGIAEPKTFADLLTAAEKASFKRDDGASVYGLALKPDEDIIAVVKAMGGNVLADDFTVAVNSAETKAAIERLKALFDKGALPPNFFSMDATSVQTLMREGLVAMSLFGDNYFNRFNDPASSRIAGKAGFFAIPGTPPQTYAPAKVAFWAAALPKNGRPDNQEAAKTFIRYLASAPVQLQMALNGNGPVRADTLRDEAFLKGAPYASASTAALDNATQPLPIFEGTNQVRDIFVKEAVAAIIGKKPVDEALKTAETEIKAIVDKRRDR from the coding sequence TGCCGTCACGGTGGCCCAGGCTGATGCGGCGACATTGCGCGTCTTCGCGAATTCGGCACATCAGGCGGCCTTGCAGGGTAATCCCAAGGTGCCGGGCAGTAATCTCCAGGAGAAATTCGAGAAGGACACGGGCATCACCATCGACTGGGAGACCGTGCCCTGGCCGCAGATGCAACAGAATCTGCTGCGCGCGCTATCGTCCGGGAGCTCCCAGTTCGATGTCGTCATGATCGAGAGCAGCTGGCCGGCGCGCGACGTGCTGGACAAGCTGGTGACCTTCGAGGCACCAGCGGGATCCGCGGAGGCCAAGGAGTTCGACGCCATCTTCCCGCGCATGCGCGCCGCCTATACGCTGGACGGACAATTGAAGGGCATACCGATCCGCTCCAATCCGCAGATCGTCCACTACAACAAGGCGATCTTCGAGGCGCGGGGGATTGCCGAGCCCAAGACGTTCGCGGATCTCCTGACCGCAGCAGAGAAGGCGAGCTTCAAGCGGGATGATGGCGCGTCCGTTTATGGGCTCGCGCTCAAGCCGGATGAAGACATCATCGCCGTGGTCAAGGCCATGGGCGGCAATGTTCTGGCCGATGATTTCACGGTCGCCGTCAATTCCGCCGAGACGAAAGCGGCCATTGAGCGGCTGAAGGCGCTGTTCGACAAGGGAGCGCTTCCGCCCAATTTCTTCTCCATGGACGCCACCTCCGTTCAGACATTGATGCGCGAGGGGCTGGTCGCCATGTCGTTGTTCGGCGACAACTACTTCAACCGCTTCAATGATCCTGCGTCCTCCCGCATTGCCGGCAAGGCCGGCTTCTTCGCCATTCCCGGCACGCCGCCCCAGACTTATGCTCCGGCCAAGGTCGCGTTCTGGGCGGCCGCGCTGCCCAAGAACGGCCGGCCGGACAATCAGGAGGCCGCGAAGACCTTTATTCGCTATCTCGCCTCTGCGCCGGTGCAGCTCCAGATGGCGTTGAACGGCAATGGCCCCGTTCGCGCCGATACGCTACGGGATGAGGCCTTTCTGAAGGGCGCGCCTTACGCGTCGGCATCGACCGCCGCTCTCGACAACGCGACCCAGCCGCTGCCGATCTTCGAGGGCACGAACCAGGTGCGCGATATCTTCGTCAAGGAGGCTGTCGCCGCCATCATCGGTAAAAAGCCGGTCGATGAGGCCCTGAAGACCGCCGAAACCGAAATCAAGGCGATCGTCGACAAGCGGCGGGATCGCTGA